In one Cellulomonas sp. JZ18 genomic region, the following are encoded:
- a CDS encoding SsgA family sporulation/cell division regulator — MTDSSYDVVEVVAMQLIGSDASVIPVSAELSFRTSDPYTVRAVFTGAHTMSTWLLGRELLALGVHATADAPAGAGDVQVWRDDDPDYTLVSLSGVEGSALLAASTEPLLRFLSATEALVPAGSESDRMEGEISALIAALLTA; from the coding sequence ATGACGGATTCGTCGTACGACGTCGTCGAGGTCGTCGCCATGCAGCTCATCGGGTCCGACGCGAGCGTCATCCCCGTCTCCGCCGAGCTGTCCTTCCGGACCAGCGACCCGTACACCGTGCGGGCCGTCTTCACCGGCGCGCACACGATGTCCACGTGGCTGCTGGGGCGCGAGCTGCTCGCGCTCGGGGTGCACGCCACCGCCGACGCGCCCGCCGGCGCGGGGGACGTCCAGGTGTGGCGGGACGACGACCCGGACTACACGCTCGTCTCGCTCAGCGGTGTCGAGGGCAGCGCGCTGCTCGCGGCGTCGACCGAGCCGCTCCTGCGGTTCCTGTCCGCGACCGAGGCCCTCGTGCCCGCGGGGTCCGAGTCCGACCGGATGGAGGGCGAGATCAGCGCCCTCATCGCGGCGCTGCTGACGGCCTGA
- a CDS encoding chorismate-binding protein, translating into MPAPSSSRPGRAWFAGVRASGVVAHVDVRADPTALATPGWWALVGTFEGRVEAWRFADVRPAPDADVAAGGPGEWHGPARDAWTTSLGRDAYVAAVQRVRDHVREGDVYQANLCRVLSAPLPAGAAAPDAGALAARLAAGNPAPYAGGVHVPASDDDPGCWVVTASPELFLRIQDGTLTSAPIKGTAATAGGLSPKDRAENVMITDLVRNDLQRVCRPGTVRVARLLDVEEHPGLVHLVSTVTGDLADGVRSAPDLVARVLDATYPPGSVSGAPKSSALRLIDALEPVPRGPYCGLVGWVRVGRDGDVRAELAVGIRTFWWADDVLRFGTGAGITWHSDPAAEWAETELKASRLVALASSDGPAAVDGPPVAG; encoded by the coding sequence GTGCCCGCCCCCTCCTCCTCACGCCCCGGCCGCGCCTGGTTCGCCGGCGTGCGCGCGAGCGGCGTCGTGGCGCACGTGGACGTCCGTGCGGACCCGACGGCGCTCGCGACGCCGGGGTGGTGGGCACTCGTCGGCACCTTCGAGGGGCGCGTCGAGGCGTGGCGGTTCGCGGACGTGCGCCCTGCCCCGGACGCCGACGTGGCCGCGGGTGGTCCGGGGGAGTGGCACGGGCCCGCCCGCGACGCGTGGACGACGTCCCTCGGGCGCGACGCCTACGTGGCCGCCGTCCAGCGCGTCCGCGACCACGTGCGCGAGGGGGACGTGTACCAGGCGAACCTCTGCCGGGTCCTGTCGGCGCCGCTGCCCGCGGGCGCCGCCGCACCCGACGCCGGTGCCCTCGCCGCGCGCCTCGCAGCGGGCAACCCGGCCCCCTACGCGGGCGGTGTGCACGTGCCGGCGTCGGACGACGACCCGGGCTGCTGGGTCGTCACCGCCTCGCCCGAGCTGTTCCTGCGCATCCAGGACGGCACGCTCACCTCGGCCCCGATCAAGGGCACGGCGGCGACCGCCGGCGGGCTCAGCCCCAAGGACCGCGCCGAGAACGTCATGATCACCGACCTCGTGCGCAACGACCTGCAGCGCGTGTGCCGCCCGGGGACCGTGCGCGTCGCCCGGCTGCTCGACGTCGAGGAGCACCCCGGCCTGGTCCACCTCGTGTCGACCGTGACCGGCGACCTCGCGGACGGCGTGCGCTCCGCCCCCGACCTCGTCGCGCGCGTGCTCGACGCGACGTACCCGCCGGGCTCGGTCTCCGGCGCGCCCAAGAGCTCGGCGCTGCGGCTGATCGACGCGCTCGAGCCGGTGCCGCGCGGCCCGTACTGCGGCCTCGTCGGCTGGGTGCGGGTGGGACGGGACGGCGACGTGCGCGCCGAGCTCGCGGTCGGCATCCGCACGTTCTGGTGGGCCGACGACGTCCTGCGTTTCGGCACCGGCGCGGGCATCACGTGGCACAGCGACCCGGCCGCCGAGTGGGCCGAGACCGAGCTCAAGGCCTCTCGCCTCGTGGCCCTCGCCTCCTCCGACGGTCCCGCGGCCGTCGACGGGCCGCCGGTGGCAGGATGA
- a CDS encoding DUF305 domain-containing protein — protein sequence MSTNDHEASSRRGSGHDPSGEPDGHGSGTGHHGGGGHAGMQGRGTYLRFTAMILTGMVVMYAVMYAGTYEWGHVRWSESRLFMALTMGGAMGLVMLAWMLNMYRSARANVAVVVGSLLLLGGGVALDRTQATVDDTDWMSAMIPHHSLAITRSERAQIEDVRVCELAVEISEAQRREILEMDWLIRDIRENGVAATPQEAADRAAPEYDEPAERSCPTR from the coding sequence GTGTCGACCAACGACCACGAGGCGTCGAGCCGGCGCGGGTCGGGCCACGACCCGTCCGGCGAACCGGACGGCCACGGCAGCGGCACCGGGCACCACGGTGGGGGCGGGCACGCCGGCATGCAGGGACGGGGGACGTACCTGCGGTTCACGGCGATGATCCTCACCGGCATGGTCGTGATGTACGCGGTCATGTACGCCGGGACCTACGAGTGGGGCCATGTCCGGTGGAGCGAGAGCCGGCTGTTCATGGCGCTCACCATGGGCGGCGCCATGGGCCTGGTGATGCTCGCCTGGATGCTGAACATGTACCGCAGCGCACGGGCCAACGTCGCCGTCGTCGTCGGGAGCCTGCTCCTGCTCGGCGGCGGCGTCGCCCTGGACCGCACGCAGGCGACCGTGGACGACACCGACTGGATGAGCGCGATGATCCCGCACCACTCCCTGGCGATCACGCGCTCCGAGCGGGCGCAGATCGAGGACGTGCGGGTGTGCGAGCTGGCCGTGGAGATCAGCGAGGCGCAGCGGCGGGAGATCCTCGAGATGGACTGGCTGATCAGGGACATCCGCGAGAACGGTGTCGCCGCCACGCCGCAGGAGGCGGCCGACCGCGCGGCCCCGGAGTACGACGAGCCGGCGGAGCGGAGCTGCCCGACGCGGTGA
- a CDS encoding MarR family winged helix-turn-helix transcriptional regulator: MNRTTVSARTREGDVEEWDEPLVEAFLNASRVLVAVAARSLAAGDTEITLPQYRSLVVLASRGPQRVSDLAVLLAVNTSTATRQCDRLERRGLLERARSSDDRRSVVVSITPVGLALVQRVSDARREEIGRILGSMTPSTATSCSRHCGSSAPQQARCRSRAGPWAGGPTWLEPESAPPGARSRTRPVNLRSESSSRDGTADAVGRARTWGAA; the protein is encoded by the coding sequence ATGAACCGCACCACCGTCTCGGCCCGCACGCGGGAGGGCGACGTCGAGGAGTGGGACGAGCCGCTCGTCGAGGCATTCCTCAACGCGAGCCGCGTCCTGGTCGCCGTCGCCGCACGCTCCCTGGCCGCCGGCGACACGGAGATCACGCTCCCGCAGTACCGCTCCCTCGTCGTCCTGGCGTCCCGCGGGCCGCAGCGCGTCAGCGACCTCGCCGTCCTGCTCGCCGTGAACACGTCGACCGCGACGCGTCAGTGCGACCGCCTCGAACGGCGAGGGCTGCTCGAGCGCGCCCGGTCCAGCGACGACCGTCGCTCGGTGGTCGTCTCGATCACCCCTGTCGGGCTGGCGCTCGTCCAGAGGGTGTCCGACGCGCGACGGGAGGAGATCGGCCGCATCCTCGGCTCGATGACCCCGAGCACCGCGACGAGCTGCTCGCGGCACTGCGGCAGTTCAGCGCCGCAGCAGGCGAGGTGCCGGAGCAGAGCTGGACCTTGGGCTGGGGGCCCGACGTGGCTCGAACCTGAGAGCGCGCCACCTGGAGCGCGCTCCCGTACCCGACCCGTGAATCTCCGCAGCGAGTCGTCCTCGAGGGACGGGACCGCCGACGCCGTCGGACGTGCGAGGACGTGGGGGGCTGCCTAG
- a CDS encoding DUF421 domain-containing protein, with product MWFDSWNDVWRVVAVGAAAYVALVLVLRVSGKRTLSKLNAFDLVVTVALGSTLATILLSSDVAWAEGAVALALLTGLQMVVSWTTARAGRGRSLVTARPTFLVRDGVVDDAALRSQRLTRSEVRQALRSSGVGGLDQVAAVVLESDGSLSVVTRDQVGDGWALDGAAS from the coding sequence ATGTGGTTCGACTCGTGGAACGACGTCTGGCGGGTGGTCGCCGTCGGCGCGGCGGCGTACGTGGCCCTGGTCCTGGTGCTGCGTGTGTCCGGCAAGCGCACGCTCTCCAAGCTCAACGCGTTCGACCTGGTGGTCACCGTGGCCCTCGGCTCCACGCTCGCCACGATCCTCCTGAGCAGCGACGTGGCCTGGGCCGAGGGTGCGGTCGCCCTCGCCCTGCTCACCGGGCTGCAGATGGTCGTGTCCTGGACGACGGCACGCGCCGGCCGCGGTCGCTCCCTCGTCACGGCCCGGCCGACGTTCCTCGTCCGTGACGGCGTCGTCGACGACGCGGCCCTGCGGTCCCAGCGCCTCACGCGCAGCGAGGTACGGCAGGCGCTGCGCAGCAGCGGGGTCGGCGGCCTCGACCAGGTCGCGGCCGTGGTGCTCGAGAGCGACGGAAGTCTGAGCGTCGTCACCCGTGACCAGGTCGGCGACGGCTGGGCCCTCGACGGCGCGGCGTCGTGA
- a CDS encoding cation:proton antiporter encodes MRWLYLGYAAVGGTALALAVVSRPLRRLPVSEPLAALLVGVVLGPQVLGAVTTAPPTRDLLLLESARLLLAASVMAAALRFPVGALRPLVRPLVVLLAVVMPLAALVSAGAAVALGLPVGLALVVGACLSPTDPVLAASVVTGEPAERGLPRRLRALLTAESGANDGLALPLVGMALVAVVAGEEPATAGARLLWEVLGSILVGVAGGAAAAAAVTWANRRELVSEGPRLVLTLLLAVSVLGVARLAHTDGVLAAFVAGLAYNARADDAVRAQQEGLDEAVNRYAVLPFFALLGAVLPWEDWTRAGWPVVTFALAVLVLRRLPVVLSARRALRLPALDAGFAGWFGPMGVSAVFYLAHSARAGVHDPRLFAWGVLPVVVSVVAFGVSASPGVAVRAARRPSAA; translated from the coding sequence ATGCGGTGGCTGTACCTCGGCTACGCCGCGGTCGGCGGCACCGCGCTCGCGCTCGCCGTCGTCAGCCGGCCCCTGCGCCGGCTGCCCGTCAGCGAGCCGCTCGCGGCCCTGCTCGTCGGCGTGGTCCTCGGCCCCCAGGTCCTCGGAGCCGTCACGACGGCACCGCCTACCCGTGACCTCCTCCTGCTCGAGAGCGCACGGCTCCTGCTGGCCGCCTCCGTCATGGCCGCCGCGCTGCGCTTCCCGGTCGGGGCGCTGCGTCCGCTCGTCCGGCCCCTGGTGGTGCTGCTCGCGGTCGTGATGCCCCTGGCCGCGCTGGTGTCGGCCGGGGCGGCGGTCGCCCTCGGACTGCCGGTCGGGCTCGCGCTCGTGGTCGGCGCCTGCCTGAGTCCGACCGACCCGGTGCTCGCTGCCTCGGTGGTGACCGGTGAGCCGGCTGAGCGCGGGCTGCCACGGCGACTGCGCGCGCTGCTCACCGCGGAGAGCGGTGCGAACGACGGGCTGGCGCTCCCGCTCGTCGGCATGGCGCTCGTCGCCGTGGTCGCCGGTGAGGAACCCGCGACCGCCGGCGCCCGCCTCCTGTGGGAGGTCCTGGGCAGCATCCTCGTCGGGGTCGCAGGCGGCGCGGCGGCAGCAGCGGCCGTCACGTGGGCGAACCGTCGCGAGCTCGTCTCGGAGGGGCCGAGGCTCGTGCTGACCCTGCTGCTGGCCGTCAGCGTCCTGGGCGTCGCACGACTGGCGCACACCGACGGGGTCCTCGCGGCCTTCGTCGCGGGTCTGGCGTACAACGCCAGGGCGGACGACGCCGTCCGGGCCCAGCAGGAGGGACTCGACGAGGCGGTCAACCGCTACGCGGTGCTGCCGTTCTTCGCCCTGCTCGGCGCCGTGCTGCCGTGGGAGGACTGGACGCGCGCGGGCTGGCCCGTCGTGACGTTCGCCCTCGCCGTGCTGGTGCTGCGGCGCCTGCCGGTGGTGCTGTCGGCGCGTCGTGCGCTCCGCCTTCCGGCCCTCGACGCCGGGTTCGCCGGCTGGTTCGGGCCGATGGGGGTCAGCGCCGTCTTCTACCTCGCCCACAGCGCCCGTGCCGGGGTGCACGATCCTCGGCTCTTCGCCTGGGGCGTCCTCCCCGTGGTCGTGAGCGTCGTCGCCTTCGGCGTCAGCGCGTCTCCCGGTGTCGCGGTCCGCGCCGCACGACGTCCCTCGGCTGCGTGA
- a CDS encoding STAS domain-containing protein, translating to MVALPSTGAIRTTQTPDRTIVRLSGEIDAALRDRASAALSLVLLRHVPVELDTSQVTFIDSAGLSFLVQCCAVARAEGLDVSMPQPARPVADLISLIGVAPLFTPEEIRRDGDRPSAATPRAGRPVRADCRPASRCAPRRDPGTSGARERCRSGRSARPPSPGLHVLQRGEGGAGRSRTTGSWHGRAAGAGSRLVTGCAGVLARSVHA from the coding sequence GTGGTCGCACTCCCCTCGACCGGCGCCATCAGGACCACCCAGACACCGGACCGGACGATCGTCCGCCTCTCCGGGGAGATCGACGCAGCCCTCCGGGACAGAGCCAGCGCTGCCCTGTCGCTCGTCCTGCTGCGCCACGTGCCCGTCGAGCTCGACACCTCGCAGGTGACCTTCATCGACTCGGCCGGACTCTCCTTCCTCGTCCAGTGCTGCGCCGTGGCTCGCGCCGAGGGGCTGGACGTCTCCATGCCCCAGCCGGCACGGCCGGTCGCGGACCTCATCTCGCTCATCGGTGTCGCGCCGCTGTTCACCCCCGAGGAGATCCGTCGTGACGGTGACCGCCCGTCGGCCGCGACGCCGCGGGCGGGGCGGCCCGTCCGAGCCGACTGCCGACCGGCCTCCCGCTGCGCACCTCGTCGAGATCCGGGAACCAGCGGTGCCCGCGAACGGTGCAGGTCCGGGCGGAGCGCCCGGCCGCCGTCTCCTGGCTTGCACGTCCTTCAGCGGGGTGAAGGCGGTGCCGGTCGATCTCGCACGACCGGCTCGTGGCACGGACGGGCCGCCGGGGCCGGGAGTCGTCTCGTGACGGGCTGCGCGGGCGTCCTCGCGAGGTCTGTGCATGCATGA
- a CDS encoding ATP-binding protein, whose protein sequence is MHDPRSGLNRALPQHEAPRTFVTVARWRIDQLSDLARLRRDLRVAVAAGTGMPAPTVPRIVADLTLVASELATNALRHGAPPVIVELGARDGAFLVGVTDQDAAQEPVVAGRRAPGAGGFGLVITQSVAASAGWHVNGTGKRVWAVLGGDGDSEKA, encoded by the coding sequence ATGCATGACCCGAGGAGTGGGCTGAACCGCGCCCTTCCCCAGCACGAGGCACCCCGGACGTTCGTCACCGTCGCCCGGTGGCGGATCGACCAGCTGAGCGACCTCGCCCGGCTGCGGCGCGATCTGCGGGTTGCCGTCGCCGCCGGGACGGGCATGCCGGCGCCCACTGTGCCCCGGATCGTCGCCGACCTGACCCTGGTCGCGTCGGAGCTCGCGACCAACGCGCTGCGTCACGGCGCACCGCCTGTGATCGTCGAGCTCGGGGCACGCGACGGTGCCTTCCTCGTCGGCGTGACCGACCAGGACGCCGCCCAGGAGCCCGTCGTCGCCGGACGACGCGCACCGGGCGCCGGAGGGTTCGGCCTCGTGATCACGCAGAGCGTCGCCGCCAGCGCCGGATGGCACGTGAACGGCACCGGCAAGCGGGTGTGGGCAGTCCTCGGTGGCGATGGCGACAGCGAGAAGGCGTAG
- a CDS encoding ABC transporter ATP-binding protein has translation MAGPAVLHAEDVGVRHGRVTALAGVDVRVHPGEVVALVGPNGSGKTTLLRVLGGLRRPSSGRALLAGTDLRRVPDPQRARRIAYVGQDEEGDLPFTAREVLLLGRAVRHPDWRPYDADDRAAVAALLHTWQLTALADRGLDEMSGGERRRVLLARAFAQGGDVLLLDEPTNHLDLRHQHALLAHVADAGGTAVLALHDLDLAAAYCTRVVVLASGRVVADGPPADVLTADLVADVYRVDARTLHDGRRTHVLVGR, from the coding sequence GTGGCCGGCCCCGCTGTCCTGCACGCCGAGGACGTCGGCGTGCGGCACGGCCGCGTGACGGCCCTCGCCGGGGTGGACGTGCGCGTGCACCCCGGCGAGGTCGTCGCACTCGTCGGCCCCAACGGCTCGGGCAAGACGACCCTCCTGCGGGTGCTCGGCGGGCTGCGCCGGCCGAGCTCCGGTCGTGCGCTGCTCGCCGGCACCGACCTGCGCCGCGTCCCCGACCCGCAGCGAGCCCGGCGGATCGCCTACGTCGGCCAGGACGAGGAGGGGGACCTCCCGTTCACCGCCCGCGAGGTGCTCCTGCTCGGCCGCGCCGTCCGCCACCCGGACTGGCGCCCGTACGACGCCGACGACCGGGCCGCCGTCGCGGCACTCCTGCACACCTGGCAGCTGACCGCGCTCGCGGACCGGGGGCTCGACGAGATGTCCGGCGGCGAGCGCCGCCGGGTCCTGCTCGCCCGGGCCTTCGCACAGGGCGGCGACGTGCTGCTGCTCGACGAGCCGACCAACCACCTCGACCTGCGCCACCAGCACGCCCTGCTCGCCCACGTCGCCGACGCGGGCGGCACGGCGGTGCTCGCCCTGCACGACCTCGACCTCGCGGCGGCGTACTGCACCCGGGTCGTGGTCCTCGCGTCCGGGAGGGTCGTGGCGGACGGTCCGCCCGCCGACGTGCTCACGGCCGACCTCGTCGCCGACGTGTACCGCGTCGACGCCCGGACCCTGCACGACGGCCGCCGCACGCACGTGCTCGTGGGCCGCTAG
- a CDS encoding ABC transporter substrate-binding protein — MTHPRTARTRLPATGGAVLLLALAACSTPAAGDADAAPGGALTVEDCGAEVTLDARPQSVMTVGTAAVALLDAAGAADRITARSGEFGAPLPADLQDPPADDLVVDPSDPTTEAVLTAAPDVVLGYGLFAADPDQVRAAGTELLTVQGECGHDASTDAPAQVTLATVGDDVRRLGTVFGTEAVAEAAADALDARVAKVRRDATGDTAAWLYFFSSSDPLSGYGGTGMPHAVLEAAGLENVLGDQQDAYLTVAVESLLAEQPDWVVLSYGLYGESEEDARAALLAQPGVDRLTAVQEGRVVLLPGDASAPSPAAVDGLERLVDATR; from the coding sequence GTGACGCACCCCCGCACCGCCCGCACGCGCCTGCCCGCCACCGGCGGCGCCGTCCTGCTGCTCGCCCTCGCCGCGTGCTCCACCCCCGCGGCGGGCGACGCCGACGCGGCGCCCGGCGGCGCGCTCACCGTCGAGGACTGCGGCGCCGAGGTCACGCTCGACGCCCGCCCGCAGAGCGTCATGACCGTCGGCACGGCGGCCGTCGCGCTGCTCGACGCCGCCGGTGCCGCCGACCGCATCACGGCGCGCTCGGGCGAGTTCGGCGCCCCGCTGCCCGCGGACCTGCAGGACCCGCCGGCGGACGACCTCGTCGTCGACCCGTCGGACCCCACCACCGAGGCCGTCCTCACGGCCGCGCCGGACGTCGTCCTCGGCTACGGGCTGTTCGCCGCGGACCCCGACCAGGTGCGCGCCGCGGGCACCGAGCTGCTCACCGTGCAGGGGGAGTGCGGGCACGACGCCTCGACCGACGCCCCCGCGCAGGTCACGCTCGCGACGGTCGGTGACGACGTGCGGCGCCTCGGCACCGTCTTCGGCACCGAGGCCGTCGCGGAGGCGGCCGCCGACGCCCTCGACGCGCGCGTGGCGAAGGTCCGGCGCGACGCGACCGGGGACACGGCGGCGTGGCTGTACTTCTTCTCGTCCTCCGACCCGCTGTCGGGCTACGGCGGGACCGGCATGCCGCACGCCGTCCTCGAGGCCGCCGGCCTGGAGAACGTGCTCGGCGACCAGCAGGACGCCTACCTGACGGTGGCGGTCGAGAGCCTGCTCGCGGAGCAGCCCGACTGGGTCGTGCTGTCCTACGGCCTGTACGGCGAGAGCGAGGAGGACGCGCGCGCCGCGCTCCTGGCCCAGCCGGGCGTCGACCGGCTGACCGCGGTGCAGGAGGGGCGCGTGGTGCTGCTGCCCGGCGACGCGTCGGCGCCGTCCCCGGCCGCGGTCGACGGCCTGGAGCGGCTCGTCGACGCGACGCGCTGA
- a CDS encoding iron ABC transporter permease, translating into MVWLLRVPRVLVGALVGAVLAAAGAALQAVVRNQLADPYLLGISSGASLGAALVLTTGLGSLVGAVTLAAGAFAGALLALALVLVLVGAGRGLSSHRLVLAGLTVSYFLAAATNLVVVLADSRDAVRAVTFWTLGSLGQADWGDLPVLTAVGAVTLGVLVLRARRLDAIGLGDDVARSLGTDPARLRRHVAAVSALGVAAAVAVSGSIGFVGLVVPHLARRLVGATHRLVIPASALLGALVLVWADTLARTVLAPREIPLGILTALLGTPLLMALVRRRLRRPAVDG; encoded by the coding sequence GTGGTCTGGCTGCTGCGCGTGCCCCGCGTGCTCGTGGGCGCCCTGGTCGGCGCCGTCCTCGCCGCCGCGGGGGCCGCCCTGCAGGCGGTCGTGCGCAACCAGCTCGCCGACCCCTACCTGCTCGGCATCTCCTCGGGCGCCTCGCTCGGGGCCGCGCTCGTCCTGACGACGGGGCTCGGGTCGCTCGTCGGCGCCGTCACGCTCGCCGCCGGGGCGTTCGCCGGCGCACTGCTCGCGCTCGCGCTCGTCCTCGTGCTCGTCGGCGCCGGCCGTGGGCTCTCGTCCCACCGCCTCGTGCTCGCGGGGCTCACGGTGAGCTACTTCCTTGCGGCCGCGACGAACCTCGTCGTCGTCCTCGCCGACAGCCGCGACGCCGTGCGGGCCGTCACGTTCTGGACCCTCGGCTCCCTCGGCCAGGCGGACTGGGGCGACCTGCCCGTGCTCACGGCCGTCGGTGCCGTCACGCTCGGCGTGCTCGTCCTGCGCGCCCGCCGGCTCGACGCGATCGGCCTCGGCGACGACGTCGCCCGCAGCCTCGGCACCGACCCCGCCCGCCTGCGCCGCCACGTCGCGGCCGTCAGCGCGCTCGGCGTGGCCGCGGCCGTCGCGGTCAGCGGGTCCATCGGGTTCGTCGGCCTCGTCGTGCCGCACCTGGCGCGCCGCCTCGTCGGCGCGACGCACCGGCTCGTCATCCCCGCGAGCGCGCTGCTCGGCGCCCTGGTGCTCGTGTGGGCCGACACGCTCGCGCGCACCGTCCTCGCGCCGCGGGAGATCCCGCTCGGCATCCTCACCGCGCTGCTCGGCACACCGCTGCTCATGGCCCTCGTCCGCCGGCGGCTGCGCCGTCCGGCCGTCGACGGCTGA